From a single Nitrospiraceae bacterium genomic region:
- a CDS encoding Hpt domain-containing protein: MINEYGTDAQAKVTVYVDPALAEIVPGFLENRRRDVQSLQIALQQNDLKTICVLGHRMKGDGGGYGFDTISAIGEALELAAAQQDRPTIERQTLELNDFLTRLDVVYRK; encoded by the coding sequence ATGATCAACGAGTATGGGACAGACGCTCAAGCGAAAGTGACGGTATATGTCGACCCTGCCCTCGCTGAGATCGTTCCAGGGTTTCTTGAGAACCGTCGACGTGATGTACAATCTCTTCAGATAGCTCTGCAACAGAACGACTTAAAAACCATCTGTGTCCTTGGCCACCGGATGAAAGGTGACGGCGGAGGGTACGGCTTCGACACAATCAGCGCGATCGGGGAAGCATTGGAACTGGCCGCAGCGCAGCAAGACCGACCCACCATTGAGCGCCAAACTTTAGAACTCAACGACTTCCTGACCCGCCTCGATGTCGTCTACCGGAAATAG
- a CDS encoding metalloregulator ArsR/SmtB family transcription factor: MSCMMATQIEEASRLFHALSEPTRLQILEQLKDGERCVCDLTEMFHTSQSRLSFHLRVLKDAGLIQDRPDGRWTYYALNHEGIKELESFVKMLQESRPSHHSSGRCR; encoded by the coding sequence ATGAGCTGTATGATGGCCACACAGATTGAAGAAGCCTCTCGACTGTTCCATGCACTATCAGAGCCAACCCGTCTCCAGATCTTAGAACAACTGAAGGATGGGGAGCGGTGCGTCTGTGACTTGACCGAGATGTTTCATACAAGTCAATCGCGGCTATCTTTTCATCTACGAGTGCTGAAAGACGCAGGGCTGATCCAGGACCGTCCTGATGGTCGGTGGACGTATTATGCGTTGAACCACGAGGGCATCAAAGAGTTGGAATCATTCGTGAAAATGTTACAGGAATCGCGACCCTCACACCATTCTTCCGGACGATGTCGGTAA
- a CDS encoding ABC transporter permease: MRHVSLKMLMGDRAKYVSIIFGLTFASLLITQQAGIFLGIMARTFSTMSDLEVADIWVMDPMVQYLDDIYGMQDTQLYRVRGVDGVEWAVPFYKGQLRARLKDGRFQTLIVMGIDDATLIGGPPRMMEGQVADLRRTDAIIVDSIGASTRLTQQEGNGERPLRVGDIVEINDNRAQVVGFCQVTRPFSTMPIVYMTYTRALQYAPQERKMLPFILVKAKEGVDHRELAERIHAITGLGAHTKTDFKRLTVTYYLKNTAIPFNFGTSATLGFLVGTAVAGQTFYNFTLDNLKYFATFKAMGATNRVLLRMILLQAFFVGGTGFGLGAGIASLIGFLLRKGEFAFWLPWQLLLASAAAVSLICLGAAAISIRKVIRLEPGVVFK; the protein is encoded by the coding sequence ATGCGACACGTTTCATTAAAAATGCTGATGGGGGATCGAGCAAAATATGTGAGTATTATTTTCGGTCTCACCTTCGCCTCGCTCTTAATCACCCAACAAGCGGGTATCTTCCTCGGGATTATGGCCCGAACATTCAGTACGATGAGTGATCTGGAGGTTGCCGATATCTGGGTTATGGATCCGATGGTGCAATATCTCGACGATATTTATGGAATGCAGGACACCCAGCTCTACCGCGTGCGAGGTGTGGATGGTGTTGAATGGGCCGTGCCCTTCTACAAGGGGCAACTGCGGGCCAGACTCAAGGACGGGCGCTTCCAAACCCTGATTGTGATGGGAATCGACGACGCCACCCTCATCGGGGGGCCTCCTCGTATGATGGAAGGGCAGGTCGCGGATTTGCGCCGAACAGATGCCATCATTGTCGACTCGATCGGGGCTTCCACCAGGCTTACCCAACAAGAAGGAAATGGCGAGCGGCCACTTCGTGTTGGGGACATCGTCGAAATCAACGACAACCGCGCCCAGGTGGTCGGGTTCTGCCAGGTCACGCGTCCCTTTAGCACGATGCCAATCGTCTATATGACCTACACCCGCGCACTACAGTACGCGCCGCAAGAACGAAAGATGTTGCCCTTCATTCTCGTGAAAGCGAAGGAGGGCGTCGATCACCGGGAGTTGGCGGAGCGCATCCACGCCATCACAGGTTTGGGGGCTCATACCAAGACGGACTTCAAGCGATTGACCGTCACGTACTACCTCAAGAACACCGCGATCCCCTTCAATTTTGGAACATCGGCAACACTGGGGTTCTTAGTCGGTACCGCCGTGGCTGGGCAGACCTTCTACAATTTCACGCTCGACAATCTCAAATATTTCGCCACATTTAAGGCGATGGGCGCGACGAACCGGGTCCTCCTCCGCATGATTCTGCTCCAAGCGTTTTTCGTGGGGGGTACAGGCTTCGGCCTGGGCGCCGGCATCGCGTCACTCATCGGCTTTTTGCTTCGGAAGGGAGAGTTCGCCTTTTGGCTCCCCTGGCAGTTACTGCTGGCGAGCGCCGCGGCGGTCTCTCTGATTTGTCTGGGTGCCGCAGCTATTAGTATCCGGAAGGTCATCCGTCTTGAACCAGGTGTCGTCTTTAAATAA
- a CDS encoding cytochrome c, translated as MLIKGARVTVLCFLSCLFVAGWATQFTSAATGDVAKGKIVYDTNCLPCHGERGKGDGPVGAALRPPPTSLVSAKTRAKSDGDLLAIIRDGRVVMPGWKNRLKDQDIQHVLAYIRSLSE; from the coding sequence ATGCTGATAAAGGGCGCGCGAGTTACCGTTCTATGTTTCCTATCCTGTCTCTTTGTGGCTGGATGGGCAACCCAGTTCACTTCGGCAGCCACGGGAGATGTCGCAAAAGGGAAGATAGTCTATGATACGAATTGCTTGCCCTGCCATGGGGAACGAGGAAAAGGAGATGGCCCCGTCGGTGCAGCACTCCGGCCACCACCGACTTCTTTGGTTAGTGCGAAGACGCGGGCCAAATCTGATGGTGACCTACTGGCGATAATTCGGGATGGTCGGGTGGTGATGCCAGGTTGGAAAAACCGACTCAAAGACCAAGATATTCAGCATGTGTTGGCCTACATACGGAGCCTGAGTGAGTAA
- a CDS encoding biotin/lipoyl-binding protein, which yields MLRHFIKYVLQGLGVIGLAFTIWMVMVTSRAVPVAPPVVTPAKPPYVSYIAAAGIIETRTLDIQIGTQVAGLVTEIYVAVGSRVKRGDPLFKLDDRFLTAQLGVQRATLKTALARVREAEASLADLRNRLALAEAVKDERAISKEDLTTRRYAVQTAMAHLTSAQADAKLAESQVKQTETNIDLLIVRAPVDGEVLQVNTRVGEYAQAGPLVTPLMLFGNIDRLHVRVDIDENDAWRFHQQARAMAFVRGNPLLNTPLTYEWTEPFVIPKKSLTGGTTERVDTRVMQVVYSFDRAELPVYVGQQMDIFIEAPPVTPGLMAPSHQPPEPADTHGHELK from the coding sequence ATGCTGCGTCACTTCATCAAATATGTTTTGCAGGGGTTGGGGGTAATCGGACTTGCCTTTACTATCTGGATGGTGATGGTGACCAGTCGAGCCGTACCGGTCGCCCCGCCGGTGGTCACACCCGCGAAGCCTCCTTATGTCTCCTATATCGCAGCCGCCGGGATTATCGAGACCCGCACGCTCGACATTCAGATCGGGACCCAAGTAGCGGGGCTCGTTACAGAGATCTATGTGGCTGTGGGCAGCCGCGTAAAGCGGGGTGATCCACTCTTCAAATTGGATGATCGCTTTCTGACTGCCCAATTAGGCGTGCAACGGGCCACGTTGAAAACCGCGCTGGCTCGTGTGCGGGAAGCCGAGGCCTCGTTGGCCGATCTGCGCAATCGGTTGGCCTTGGCAGAAGCCGTGAAAGACGAACGCGCGATCAGCAAGGAAGATCTCACGACCCGCCGCTATGCGGTGCAAACAGCCATGGCGCACCTGACTTCGGCGCAAGCGGATGCCAAGTTGGCAGAATCGCAGGTGAAGCAGACAGAGACCAATATCGATCTGCTGATCGTACGGGCACCCGTCGATGGCGAGGTGTTACAGGTCAACACACGAGTGGGAGAATATGCCCAGGCGGGCCCGTTGGTCACGCCCTTGATGTTGTTTGGGAACATCGATCGGCTCCATGTGCGCGTCGATATCGACGAAAATGATGCCTGGCGCTTTCACCAGCAGGCCCGCGCCATGGCGTTCGTGCGAGGTAATCCATTGCTCAACACGCCGCTCACCTATGAATGGACCGAGCCATTTGTCATTCCGAAGAAATCGCTGACAGGAGGGACAACCGAGCGGGTGGATACCAGGGTGATGCAGGTCGTCTATAGCTTTGACCGAGCAGAGTTGCCGGTCTATGTCGGTCAGCAGATGGATATTTTTATTGAGGCTCCCCCAGTGACGCCCGGGCTCATGGCGCCATCCCATCAGCCCCCAGAGCCGGCAGATACCCACGGCCATGAGCTCAAGTAG
- the arsB gene encoding ACR3 family arsenite efflux transporter has translation MEAVLIAAPARPAAKRLNLFERYLTIWVGLCMVAGVVLGKWAPSLAQSLRGLEFGADSHINIPIAMLIWLMIIPMMMKVDFASVWDVGRKPRGLFITLFVNWVVKPFSMAFLAWVFFRHLFAAWISPADADQYIAGSIILAAAPCTAMVFVWSYLTDGDPAYTLVQVSVNDLIMLVLFAPIVGFLIASASSLTVPFMVLLYSVVLFIVIPMTVGALIRSWSIRTHGVTWFNDVLLPRFYPVTILALLATPVLIFAFQADNITGKLVHVLLIAVPLLVQVYFNSSLAYGLMKWWDVPHSVAAPGALIGASNFFELAVATAIALFGPESGAALATVVGVLVEVPVMLSVCAACNKTKGWFPVSSER, from the coding sequence ATGGAAGCTGTGCTGATAGCCGCACCGGCAAGACCTGCGGCGAAACGGCTCAACCTCTTTGAGCGGTATCTGACCATCTGGGTCGGGCTCTGCATGGTGGCAGGAGTGGTGTTAGGGAAATGGGCTCCAAGCCTTGCGCAGTCCCTCAGGGGTCTGGAGTTCGGAGCAGATAGTCATATCAATATCCCTATCGCCATGCTGATTTGGCTCATGATCATTCCGATGATGATGAAGGTCGACTTCGCGTCCGTGTGGGACGTCGGACGGAAACCGAGGGGGCTGTTTATCACGCTGTTCGTCAATTGGGTCGTGAAACCGTTTTCTATGGCCTTCCTCGCTTGGGTATTCTTCCGGCATCTGTTTGCAGCATGGATTTCCCCCGCGGACGCCGACCAATACATCGCGGGAAGTATCATCCTCGCTGCTGCTCCTTGCACCGCGATGGTCTTCGTGTGGAGCTACCTCACCGATGGTGACCCAGCTTATACCCTCGTTCAAGTGTCCGTAAATGACCTGATTATGCTCGTTCTCTTTGCACCCATCGTGGGCTTCCTGATCGCGAGCGCCTCCTCTCTGACCGTGCCGTTTATGGTGTTGTTGTACTCCGTGGTGCTCTTCATCGTGATTCCTATGACAGTCGGGGCGCTGATCCGGAGCTGGTCGATCCGCACACATGGGGTTACCTGGTTTAACGATGTTCTTCTTCCTCGGTTCTACCCGGTGACCATCCTGGCCCTCCTCGCGACGCCGGTCCTCATCTTTGCGTTTCAAGCTGACAATATTACGGGGAAATTGGTTCATGTTCTCTTGATTGCCGTGCCACTGCTTGTGCAGGTCTATTTCAACTCCTCCCTCGCCTATGGATTGATGAAGTGGTGGGATGTCCCCCACTCGGTGGCCGCACCTGGAGCCCTCATCGGGGCCAGCAATTTCTTTGAATTGGCTGTCGCGACCGCCATTGCGCTCTTTGGCCCCGAGTCCGGCGCGGCATTAGCGACGGTTGTAGGGGTCTTGGTCGAGGTTCCTGTGATGCTATCGGTATGTGCGGCATGCAACAAGACTAAAGGGTGGTTTCCAGTGAGTTCGGAGCGATGA
- a CDS encoding ABC transporter ATP-binding protein, with protein sequence MSSLNKTSERTEPLAVSCRGLTKVYGRGDAAVNALRGIDLDVSSGELLMLVGPSGCGKTTLISIMAGVLDQTSGECLLFEHDLIRMEPNAKATYRGNSVGFVFQSYNLVPMLTAAENVAIPLLLTGRTWVEALHQAEDMLRRVRMQDRLHFYPSELSGGQLQRVAIARALVHSPQLIVCDEPTSALDNVTGQEVLGVIRSLGVAKDRAVVVVTHDTRIFHFADRIAIMNDGRIERITTSPEELLSAP encoded by the coding sequence GTGTCGTCTTTAAATAAGACCTCGGAGCGCACCGAGCCCCTTGCCGTATCTTGTCGTGGCCTCACCAAGGTCTATGGTAGGGGAGATGCTGCCGTAAATGCTTTGCGCGGTATTGATTTGGATGTATCGAGTGGAGAACTTTTGATGTTGGTCGGTCCCTCAGGCTGTGGGAAAACCACTTTGATTTCCATCATGGCTGGCGTCCTGGATCAGACCTCAGGGGAGTGTCTTCTTTTTGAACACGACCTCATCCGGATGGAGCCAAACGCCAAGGCGACATATCGAGGGAATAGCGTAGGGTTTGTTTTTCAGAGCTACAACCTCGTCCCAATGCTGACGGCCGCCGAAAATGTCGCGATCCCCCTTCTGCTGACCGGTCGGACCTGGGTGGAGGCTCTGCATCAGGCCGAGGACATGTTGCGCCGGGTGCGCATGCAGGACCGCCTCCATTTTTATCCTTCCGAACTATCCGGTGGCCAGCTCCAGCGGGTAGCCATTGCGCGGGCCCTTGTGCACAGCCCGCAGTTGATCGTCTGTGATGAGCCGACTAGCGCTTTGGATAATGTGACTGGACAAGAAGTCTTAGGGGTCATCAGGAGCCTGGGAGTGGCCAAAGATCGGGCCGTGGTTGTGGTTACACACGACACCCGGATTTTCCATTTCGCGGACCGGATTGCAATCATGAACGATGGTCGCATTGAGCGGATTACCACCTCACCGGAGGAGCTGTTGTCTGCACCGTAA
- a CDS encoding arsenate reductase ArsC, with protein MKKKVLFLCTGNSCRSQMAEGWLRHLAGDQFDVVSAGTHPVGLNPYAVTVMQEVGVDISHHVSARVDPYLDQQFDYVITVCDRAQEACPIFPRASTMLQWSFEDPAKAKGTYEQQLVVFRKIRDEIADRIRRFVADGGP; from the coding sequence ATGAAAAAGAAGGTTCTCTTTCTATGTACCGGGAATTCCTGCCGGAGCCAGATGGCCGAAGGATGGCTTCGGCACCTCGCTGGAGATCAATTTGATGTGGTGAGTGCTGGGACTCACCCTGTCGGGCTCAATCCCTACGCCGTGACGGTCATGCAGGAGGTTGGTGTCGATATCTCCCACCATGTGTCCGCGCGGGTCGACCCGTATCTCGACCAACAATTCGACTACGTGATCACCGTGTGCGATCGTGCACAAGAAGCTTGTCCAATCTTTCCCCGTGCATCCACCATGCTGCAGTGGAGCTTCGAGGATCCAGCCAAGGCCAAGGGCACTTACGAACAGCAGCTAGTCGTTTTTCGGAAAATCCGCGATGAGATTGCCGACCGGATTCGCCGCTTTGTCGCAGACGGAGGCCCATAG
- a CDS encoding efflux transporter outer membrane subunit, whose translation MSSSSPCDQSNRSARLYLRIRSRRRTHIGLCWPRCLAALASIILLIAGQGCLMGENYQRPATPSVQAWDVMFDGETNTTIRLDPTKEPAVDWWRLFGNDELDQLIDQALQHNHDVRRAAFRVMEARAVMVSSRAGLFPQVNAFGSVADIQISKNTLAGLGLASTTSPGTTPQTFAAPGKQYTLYNTGMDLRWELDLWGRIRRGLEAATADAEALEHDQRGVILTMLGDIGAAYFELRELDELIELSERTLRTRRDSFAIITSRYRAGLATELDVKRTEELVESVAAQIPEYRRLRAAAGHHIASLVGSEPGTVVLPPKPLRTVVTQPSIPVGLPSQILERRPDILEAERNLASANAHIGEARAYFFPALAITGTGGVQSVHLDNWLTNNSHTYNIGPSVTLPIFLGGTNIARLENAQARYQELLEQYQQTILNAFREVADLLVAVRTRAEQREHQQKQVDAAREARRLAEQRYLGGIADYLDVLEAEREILSAETTLVQTEYARLNDLVMLFKALGGGWKPGG comes from the coding sequence ATGAGCTCAAGTAGCCCTTGTGATCAGTCAAACCGTTCGGCGCGGCTCTATCTGCGCATCCGATCTCGACGGCGTACTCATATCGGCTTGTGTTGGCCGCGGTGCCTTGCGGCTTTGGCTTCGATCATCCTCTTAATAGCTGGGCAGGGATGTTTGATGGGGGAGAATTATCAGCGTCCGGCGACGCCCTCCGTACAGGCGTGGGATGTCATGTTTGACGGAGAGACGAACACGACGATCCGGCTAGATCCGACTAAAGAACCGGCCGTGGACTGGTGGCGATTGTTTGGGAATGACGAGCTTGATCAACTCATAGACCAAGCACTCCAGCACAACCACGATGTCCGACGAGCCGCGTTCCGGGTCATGGAGGCCCGGGCTGTCATGGTCAGCAGCCGGGCCGGCCTTTTTCCTCAGGTCAATGCGTTCGGCAGCGTAGCGGACATTCAAATCTCAAAAAATACTTTGGCTGGGCTGGGCCTTGCCAGCACCACGAGCCCTGGGACGACACCCCAAACCTTTGCTGCTCCCGGCAAGCAGTATACCCTTTACAACACTGGAATGGACCTCAGGTGGGAGCTGGACCTCTGGGGCCGTATCCGCCGCGGCTTGGAAGCGGCAACGGCGGATGCCGAGGCGCTCGAGCACGATCAGCGCGGCGTCATCCTGACAATGTTGGGTGATATCGGCGCAGCTTATTTTGAGCTTCGCGAACTCGATGAGCTCATCGAGTTGAGTGAGCGAACCTTACGAACCCGGCGCGACTCATTCGCCATCATCACCAGCCGCTACCGGGCGGGGCTTGCGACGGAATTGGACGTCAAACGGACCGAGGAATTGGTGGAATCTGTGGCGGCGCAGATTCCAGAATACCGACGGCTTCGCGCGGCTGCAGGACACCATATTGCGTCATTGGTGGGTAGTGAGCCAGGGACAGTCGTATTGCCGCCTAAGCCATTGCGCACCGTCGTGACTCAGCCAAGCATTCCAGTGGGGTTACCCTCCCAAATCCTTGAGCGTCGTCCGGACATCTTGGAGGCAGAACGAAACCTGGCATCGGCCAATGCTCACATCGGGGAAGCACGCGCCTATTTTTTTCCCGCCCTCGCTATCACAGGTACGGGCGGTGTCCAGTCGGTGCACCTCGATAATTGGCTCACGAATAACAGTCACACCTATAATATCGGCCCGTCCGTCACGCTGCCGATCTTTTTGGGGGGGACCAATATTGCCCGTCTGGAGAATGCGCAAGCCCGGTATCAGGAATTACTCGAACAGTATCAACAGACTATCCTGAATGCGTTTCGGGAGGTGGCCGATCTGCTTGTCGCCGTTCGGACCCGAGCCGAGCAGCGGGAGCATCAGCAGAAACAAGTCGACGCTGCACGTGAGGCGCGGCGTCTGGCTGAGCAGCGGTATCTTGGCGGTATTGCGGATTATCTCGATGTCCTCGAGGCCGAACGGGAAATCCTGAGTGCCGAAACCACGCTCGTTCAAACTGAATATGCCCGACTCAACGACCTCGTCATGTTATTTAAGGCTCTCGGAGGCGGATGGAAGCCCGGTGGTTAA
- a CDS encoding ArsI/CadI family heavy metal resistance metalloenzyme, whose amino-acid sequence MKRFHIHVGVEQLDESIRFYSALFGAEPVKRKPDYAKWLLEDPCVNFAISTRTKKSGMDHLGIQVEDERELNELRERLKAADMTVVEEGETVCCYARSDKSWIQDPAGIPWEAYRTMEDAQLFSGHPDETPNMCCTPEPMGKADCCVPSEKTAGCCG is encoded by the coding sequence ATGAAACGCTTTCACATCCATGTTGGAGTTGAACAACTCGATGAATCCATCCGGTTTTATAGTGCCCTGTTCGGGGCAGAGCCGGTGAAGAGAAAGCCTGATTACGCGAAATGGTTGCTCGAAGATCCCTGCGTGAACTTCGCAATCTCGACGCGAACAAAAAAGTCTGGCATGGATCACCTCGGCATCCAGGTCGAAGACGAGCGAGAATTGAACGAATTGCGCGAACGCTTGAAGGCTGCTGATATGACCGTTGTCGAGGAGGGTGAAACCGTGTGCTGTTACGCCCGTTCCGACAAATCCTGGATACAAGATCCTGCCGGCATTCCATGGGAAGCATACCGGACAATGGAAGATGCCCAGCTCTTTTCCGGTCATCCGGATGAGACCCCAAATATGTGTTGCACTCCCGAACCGATGGGAAAGGCTGATTGCTGCGTCCCTTCTGAAAAAACCGCCGGTTGTTGCGGCTGA